Proteins encoded together in one Planctomyces sp. SH-PL14 window:
- the ribD gene encoding bifunctional diaminohydroxyphosphoribosylaminopyrimidine deaminase/5-amino-6-(5-phosphoribosylamino)uracil reductase RibD gives MPITFSSDEEAMRRALELARRGRGLVEPNPMVGAVVVSPEGELVGEGNHERFGGPHAEVNALRAAGDRAGGGTLYCTLEPCSHFGKTPPCAPLVVSSGIRRVVLGTGDPAPHVAGRGIAILREAGIEVIVGVCEAEARQVVAPFVTLMTLGRPYVHAKWAMSLDGRIATRTGHSQWISNERSRARVHELRGRMDAILVGRGTAVADDPLLTARPPGPRTPLRIVLDSTLQTPIDCQLVQTAQEFPTLVATTSAADAVRREAFLARGVEVELFDAVPSAAADGSASPRVSIPALLSRLGQRKLTNLLVEGGGDVLGAFHDAGLLDEYHVFVAPKIIGGASAKSPLGGFGTEQVMASGLSVVATESLDGDVYINAVQPR, from the coding sequence TTGCCCATCACGTTCTCGTCCGACGAAGAAGCGATGCGGCGGGCGCTGGAGCTGGCCCGCCGGGGCCGGGGGCTGGTCGAACCGAACCCGATGGTCGGGGCCGTCGTGGTCTCGCCGGAGGGGGAACTGGTCGGCGAGGGAAACCACGAGCGGTTCGGCGGGCCGCATGCCGAAGTGAATGCCCTCCGGGCGGCCGGTGATCGCGCGGGCGGGGGGACGCTTTACTGCACCCTCGAACCCTGTTCGCATTTCGGCAAGACGCCCCCGTGTGCTCCGCTGGTCGTGAGCTCGGGGATCCGGCGGGTGGTCCTCGGCACGGGCGATCCCGCGCCGCATGTCGCGGGTCGCGGAATCGCGATCCTCCGGGAGGCGGGGATCGAGGTCATCGTCGGGGTCTGCGAGGCGGAAGCGCGGCAGGTGGTGGCGCCGTTCGTCACGCTGATGACGCTCGGCCGGCCGTATGTTCATGCCAAATGGGCAATGTCGCTCGACGGGCGGATCGCCACGCGGACGGGCCATTCGCAGTGGATCTCGAACGAACGCTCGCGGGCGCGGGTTCATGAGCTGCGGGGAAGGATGGACGCGATCCTCGTCGGCCGCGGGACGGCTGTCGCGGATGATCCCCTGCTGACGGCCCGGCCCCCCGGCCCGCGGACGCCGCTGCGGATCGTCCTCGACTCGACGCTTCAGACCCCGATCGACTGCCAGCTCGTCCAGACGGCGCAGGAGTTCCCGACGCTCGTCGCCACGACCTCCGCCGCGGACGCAGTCCGTCGCGAAGCGTTTCTTGCTCGGGGTGTCGAAGTCGAGCTGTTCGACGCGGTTCCGAGCGCTGCGGCTGACGGCTCCGCCTCGCCGCGGGTCTCCATTCCCGCGCTGCTGTCGAGGCTCGGACAGCGGAAGCTCACGAACCTTCTCGTGGAAGGGGGCGGGGATGTTCTCGGCGCGTTCCACGATGCCGGACTGCTCGACGAGTACCACGTCTTTGTCGCCCCCAAGATCATCGGCGGGGCATCGGCAAAGTCGCCGCTCGGCGGGTTCGGAACCGAGCAGGTGATGGCGTCCGGTCTCTCCGTCGTGGCAACGGAATCGCTCGATGGAGACGTCTACATCAACGCGGTGCAGCCACGATGA
- a CDS encoding FmdB family zinc ribbon protein: MPIFEYRCESCENEFEQLVRTGESVTCPHCQGKRLEKLLSAPAAAHMGRGDLPVMGSSCPPTSAPPCSPSCCRLPMN; encoded by the coding sequence ATGCCCATCTTCGAATACCGCTGCGAGTCCTGCGAAAACGAGTTCGAACAGCTCGTCCGCACCGGCGAATCCGTGACCTGTCCCCACTGCCAGGGAAAGCGTCTCGAAAAACTCCTCAGCGCTCCGGCCGCCGCCCACATGGGCCGCGGCGATCTGCCGGTCATGGGCTCGTCCTGTCCGCCCACCTCCGCTCCCCCCTGCAGCCCGTCCTGCTGCCGGCTCCCGATGAACTGA
- the aroB gene encoding 3-dehydroquinate synthase — protein MSQAASTTVSVNLGERSYDILIADGLLPAAAGHVAPWVDRLGRKGKRQAIVITDRNVAAHADGVRKSLDSAGWETASVVVEAGENTKRLEVVSHCYDRLVELRADRRAVVFAVGGGVVGDLAGFVAATYNRGLPFIQCPTTLLADVDSSVGGKTGVNHPQAKNLIGAFHQPLGVLIDTAVLGTLPDREYRAGLAEVVKYGVILDAEFFDWLEGHIAELNAREPAALRYAIARSCRLKADVVEQDEYERTGLRAVLNYGHTFAHAFEAIAGYGELLHGEAVSIGMLYASRLAERLGRIDAAATARQLSLLSGLRLPVSLPAGTWPAEELIARMRLDKKSESGRLRFVLPTRIGHVELVDGVEEPLVHELLTNSLA, from the coding sequence GTGTCTCAAGCCGCCTCGACCACCGTTTCCGTCAACCTCGGTGAGCGGAGCTACGACATCCTGATCGCCGACGGCCTGCTCCCCGCTGCCGCCGGCCATGTCGCGCCGTGGGTCGACCGGCTCGGCCGCAAAGGAAAGCGGCAGGCGATCGTCATCACCGACCGGAACGTGGCGGCCCACGCCGATGGCGTCCGGAAAAGTCTCGACTCAGCCGGCTGGGAGACCGCAAGCGTCGTCGTCGAAGCAGGCGAAAACACGAAGCGGCTGGAAGTCGTCAGCCACTGTTACGACCGGCTCGTCGAACTGCGGGCGGACCGGCGGGCTGTCGTCTTCGCCGTCGGCGGCGGCGTCGTCGGAGACCTCGCCGGATTCGTCGCCGCGACCTACAACCGCGGACTGCCGTTCATCCAGTGCCCGACGACGCTGCTCGCCGACGTCGACAGTTCCGTCGGCGGCAAGACGGGGGTTAACCATCCCCAGGCGAAGAACCTCATCGGCGCGTTTCACCAACCGCTCGGCGTGCTGATCGACACGGCGGTCTTGGGAACGCTGCCGGATCGTGAGTACCGGGCGGGGCTGGCGGAAGTCGTGAAGTACGGCGTCATTCTCGACGCGGAGTTCTTCGACTGGCTCGAGGGTCACATCGCCGAGCTCAACGCCCGGGAGCCGGCGGCGCTCCGGTACGCCATCGCCCGGAGCTGCCGGCTCAAGGCGGATGTCGTCGAGCAGGACGAATACGAGCGGACCGGCCTGCGGGCGGTCCTGAACTACGGCCACACCTTTGCCCACGCCTTCGAGGCGATCGCGGGCTACGGCGAGCTGCTGCACGGCGAGGCGGTGTCGATCGGGATGCTCTACGCCAGCCGGCTGGCCGAGCGGCTGGGGCGGATCGACGCGGCGGCGACCGCGCGGCAGCTCTCCTTGCTGAGCGGGCTGCGGCTTCCGGTCTCGCTTCCGGCCGGGACGTGGCCCGCCGAGGAACTGATCGCCCGGATGCGGCTCGACAAGAAGTCCGAGTCGGGGCGGCTGCGGTTCGTCCTTCCGACGCGGATCGGTCACGTCGAACTCGTCGATGGGGTGGAAGAGCCGCTGGTCCACGAACTTCTGACGAATTCCCTGGCCTGA
- a CDS encoding prenyltransferase/squalene oxidase repeat-containing protein: MILAALDLTAQRWHVVELGVAILQPALVLSLCLGFVLASAHLITMLGTRWGDRGTSSKALFFSLAVHVSFACGIIALIPEYRQRIFFAASRDAEHFAKVIPQPEGPAAAASSGRGTAQPIWDRVPTKSLSSTARTAIDVDRPAAEAAPDRMESAQASIAPQQAMSVPLPDAVEPIVKPMPLEAPTAARPADANPLATEEIQAEARNDAKPRSTPFRPSPTFADAPAAEMQRPDSAAASRPQADISGVDSLASLDTPGRNQLPQATPTPNLSEAAPTGGRMSPAPPTLLETSENGIAIPQPGPASNRPGVSSSIARLGTGMGPGRGMTESGAPERFRPSESGAGGAAEPGTGTGRNVEGNLARIDGLPQLTPSLPTMLRDPLAPVSPGSGKTPAAYQLRAKEQRDRAVVEFGGSDATEAAVDLSLNYLTSVQRPEGYWDAQAHGAGRVRIDSEGVDRHNVGRESDVGVTALAVLAYLGKMNTTEEGPHSQAVTKALRWLAEGQRADGFLGRNASEYSAMYCHGIATFALAEAYALSQDKVANAWLRGPLSNAVKYTLSCQLQDGGWRYLRGQPDGDMSMFGWQLMSLRSAEAAGVEVPSDAKAKMIQFLQNRSTGRSGGLAAYRAGEQVTPVMTAEALFCKQMLGMRRTNPSSEEAVTYLQQALPNREKYNLYYWYYGTLAMFQHGGEPWGSWNGSMRDLLVSEQIKTGRNAGSWDPIDRWGGSGGRIYSTAMATMCLEVYYRYLPLYRGVATEAPRRGPAPVE, from the coding sequence ATGATCCTGGCGGCCCTCGATCTCACCGCGCAGCGGTGGCATGTCGTTGAGCTCGGGGTCGCAATCCTGCAGCCGGCGCTGGTGTTGTCGCTCTGCCTGGGGTTCGTCCTCGCTTCGGCCCACCTGATCACGATGCTCGGGACCCGCTGGGGAGACCGCGGGACCTCCTCGAAGGCCCTGTTCTTCTCGCTGGCCGTCCACGTTTCGTTCGCGTGCGGAATCATTGCCCTGATTCCGGAGTACCGGCAGCGGATCTTTTTCGCTGCCTCCCGCGACGCGGAGCATTTCGCCAAGGTCATTCCCCAGCCCGAGGGGCCGGCGGCAGCCGCCTCGAGCGGCCGCGGGACCGCCCAGCCGATCTGGGACCGCGTTCCGACGAAATCGCTCTCCAGCACCGCCCGGACGGCGATCGACGTCGACCGTCCGGCTGCGGAAGCGGCTCCCGACCGGATGGAATCGGCGCAGGCCTCCATCGCGCCGCAGCAGGCCATGTCGGTCCCGCTCCCGGACGCCGTGGAGCCGATCGTCAAACCGATGCCTCTGGAAGCGCCGACGGCGGCCCGCCCTGCCGACGCGAATCCGCTCGCCACCGAGGAGATTCAGGCCGAGGCCCGGAACGACGCCAAGCCTCGCAGCACGCCGTTCCGTCCGTCGCCGACCTTCGCCGATGCTCCCGCCGCGGAAATGCAGCGGCCCGATTCGGCAGCCGCCTCACGGCCCCAGGCGGACATCTCCGGCGTCGACAGCCTGGCTTCGCTCGACACGCCGGGACGTAATCAGCTTCCGCAGGCGACTCCGACGCCGAATCTGTCCGAAGCCGCACCGACCGGCGGCCGCATGTCGCCGGCTCCCCCGACGCTCCTGGAAACCTCCGAAAACGGGATCGCGATCCCCCAGCCGGGCCCCGCATCGAATCGTCCCGGCGTCTCTTCGAGTATTGCCCGCCTCGGGACGGGGATGGGACCGGGCCGCGGGATGACGGAAAGCGGCGCCCCCGAGCGGTTCCGTCCTTCGGAATCCGGCGCCGGCGGAGCGGCGGAACCGGGCACGGGAACCGGACGAAACGTCGAAGGGAACCTCGCCCGGATCGACGGGCTGCCGCAGCTCACCCCGTCGCTGCCGACGATGCTCCGCGATCCGCTCGCTCCGGTCTCGCCCGGAAGCGGCAAGACCCCGGCCGCGTATCAACTGCGGGCCAAAGAACAGCGTGACCGGGCGGTCGTCGAGTTCGGCGGCTCCGATGCCACCGAGGCGGCGGTCGACTTGAGCCTCAACTATCTCACGTCGGTCCAGCGGCCCGAGGGCTACTGGGATGCCCAAGCCCACGGGGCGGGACGGGTCCGGATCGACTCCGAGGGGGTCGACCGGCACAACGTCGGCCGGGAGTCGGACGTCGGCGTGACGGCGCTCGCGGTCCTCGCGTACCTGGGGAAGATGAACACGACCGAGGAGGGACCGCATTCGCAAGCGGTGACGAAGGCGCTCCGCTGGCTCGCCGAAGGGCAGCGGGCCGACGGGTTCCTGGGCCGCAATGCCTCCGAATACAGCGCCATGTATTGCCACGGGATCGCGACCTTTGCGCTGGCGGAAGCGTACGCCCTGTCGCAGGACAAGGTGGCGAACGCCTGGCTTCGCGGGCCGCTCAGCAACGCCGTGAAGTACACACTCTCGTGCCAGCTCCAGGACGGCGGGTGGCGGTATCTCCGCGGTCAGCCGGATGGCGACATGAGCATGTTCGGCTGGCAGCTGATGTCCCTCCGCAGCGCCGAGGCGGCGGGGGTGGAGGTTCCGTCAGACGCCAAGGCAAAGATGATCCAGTTCCTGCAGAACAGGAGCACGGGGAGAAGCGGCGGGCTGGCGGCGTATCGTGCCGGGGAGCAGGTCACCCCCGTCATGACCGCAGAGGCCCTCTTCTGCAAGCAGATGCTGGGGATGCGGCGGACAAATCCGTCGAGCGAGGAGGCGGTGACCTACCTCCAGCAGGCTCTCCCCAACCGCGAGAAGTACAACCTGTACTACTGGTACTACGGCACGCTGGCGATGTTCCAGCACGGCGGAGAGCCGTGGGGATCCTGGAACGGCTCGATGCGGGACCTTCTCGTCTCCGAGCAGATCAAAACCGGCCGCAACGCCGGGAGCTGGGATCCAATTGACCGCTGGGGAGGATCGGGAGGCCGGATCTATTCGACCGCGATGGCGACGATGTGCCTCGAGGTCTACTACCGCTACCTGCCGCTCTATCGGGGCGTTGCCACGGAAGCCCCGCGACGCGGGCCCGCTCCCGTCGAGTGA
- a CDS encoding cryptochrome/photolyase family protein: MAGSLLLFQNDLRIEDHPALHAARTEADWVCPLFVWSPADEKPWAPGAASRWWLHHSLLALQERLAGRGAPLVIRSGDVSETVQAIAKETGAESVYWSARYEPHTAALQSDLRKDLQKRGLKVRIFPGRTLFDPSTLLNKSHEPFQVFTPFWRSCVARIEESGLPQAIPTPRHLTPPPRRVRSQEVADLGLLPKIPWDAEFGPTWKPGEEGAHKRLRHLLGIAAQYHDLRNRPDLDGTSALSPHLHFGEITPRQIAQAVLDEFGVTPQEWSRLPEGPRVFLAEIGWREFAHAVLYHFPQTDRAPLKSKFEAFPWKYAQRPLRTWQRGLTGYPIVDAGMRQLWRTGWMHNRVRMIVGSFLTKDLLQSWQAGAEWFWDTLVDADLANNTLGWQWISGCGADASPYFRIFNPIMQGRRYDPEGSYIRQWVPELAKLPADVIHEPWTAAPEVLSGAGVVLGETYPQPMVDHAAARVEALEALAKTKEARD, from the coding sequence ATGGCGGGTTCTCTCCTCCTGTTTCAGAACGACCTGCGGATCGAGGACCACCCGGCCCTCCACGCGGCGCGAACCGAGGCGGACTGGGTCTGTCCGCTGTTCGTCTGGTCTCCCGCCGACGAGAAGCCCTGGGCTCCCGGCGCCGCGTCGCGGTGGTGGCTGCACCATTCCCTCCTGGCTCTGCAGGAGCGTCTCGCCGGCCGGGGAGCACCGCTCGTGATCCGCTCGGGAGACGTGTCCGAGACCGTTCAAGCGATCGCGAAGGAAACCGGCGCCGAATCGGTCTACTGGTCCGCCCGCTACGAGCCCCACACAGCGGCGCTGCAGAGCGATCTGCGAAAAGATCTCCAGAAGCGCGGGCTCAAGGTTCGGATCTTTCCCGGCCGGACGCTCTTCGATCCTTCGACGCTCCTCAACAAGAGCCACGAGCCGTTCCAGGTCTTTACGCCGTTCTGGAGGTCCTGCGTCGCCCGGATCGAGGAGTCGGGGTTGCCCCAGGCGATCCCCACCCCGCGGCACCTCACGCCCCCGCCGCGGCGGGTCCGTTCGCAGGAGGTCGCCGACCTTGGGCTGCTCCCCAAGATCCCCTGGGATGCGGAGTTCGGGCCCACCTGGAAGCCGGGGGAGGAGGGAGCCCACAAGCGGCTCCGGCATCTCCTGGGGATCGCGGCTCAGTACCACGACCTTCGGAACCGACCCGACCTCGACGGCACCTCTGCTCTCTCGCCGCATCTTCATTTCGGCGAGATCACCCCGCGGCAGATCGCCCAGGCTGTTCTCGACGAGTTCGGAGTCACACCGCAGGAATGGTCCCGGTTGCCGGAGGGGCCGCGGGTTTTCCTGGCCGAAATCGGTTGGCGCGAGTTCGCCCACGCCGTCCTTTATCACTTCCCCCAGACCGACCGGGCTCCGCTGAAGTCCAAGTTCGAAGCATTTCCCTGGAAGTACGCCCAGCGGCCGCTCAGGACGTGGCAGCGGGGCCTGACCGGCTACCCGATCGTCGATGCCGGAATGCGGCAGCTCTGGCGGACCGGTTGGATGCACAACCGCGTGCGGATGATTGTCGGCTCGTTCCTGACGAAGGACCTGCTTCAGTCCTGGCAGGCGGGAGCGGAATGGTTCTGGGACACGCTCGTCGACGCGGATCTCGCCAACAACACGCTCGGCTGGCAGTGGATTTCGGGTTGTGGAGCGGACGCCTCACCCTACTTCCGCATCTTTAACCCCATCATGCAGGGGAGAAGGTACGATCCGGAGGGGAGCTACATTCGCCAGTGGGTGCCGGAGTTGGCCAAGCTCCCCGCGGACGTGATTCACGAGCCATGGACGGCTGCCCCCGAAGTCCTGAGCGGGGCGGGTGTCGTCCTGGGAGAAACTTACCCCCAGCCGATGGTCGACCACGCCGCCGCGCGGGTGGAGGCTCTCGAGGCTCTGGCGAAGACGAAGGAAGCCCGCGACTGA
- a CDS encoding UbiA-like polyprenyltransferase, translated as MFQTVRHILELIRFSHTVFALPFALFAAILAWRNHPFRWQELIGILICMVTARSAAMAFNRLVDRDIDQDNPRTARRHIPAGLLTARSVAAFTVVNSAAFIAATLLFLPNRWPLILSVPVLLFLLGYSYAKRWTAWCHYWLSAALMLSPIATWIAIRGTVEWPAVLMAAVIFFWVGGFDILYATQDADFDRERKLFSIPARFGVARALRLAALSHVLTSLCLFGLWWAAGLGPIFLGGVIVFSLLLVYEHSLVRPDNLARVNVAFFQVNAVISVGILLLGAIDVLASRGGT; from the coding sequence ATGTTTCAGACTGTCCGGCATATTCTCGAGCTGATCCGTTTCAGCCATACGGTCTTCGCCCTCCCGTTCGCCCTCTTTGCGGCGATCCTGGCGTGGCGGAATCATCCGTTCCGCTGGCAGGAGCTGATCGGGATCCTGATCTGCATGGTGACCGCCCGTTCGGCCGCGATGGCGTTCAACCGCCTCGTCGACAGGGACATCGACCAGGACAACCCGCGGACCGCCCGCCGGCACATTCCGGCCGGGCTCCTCACCGCCCGGTCGGTGGCGGCCTTCACCGTCGTCAACAGCGCGGCGTTCATTGCCGCGACGCTCCTCTTCCTGCCGAACCGCTGGCCGCTGATCCTCTCGGTCCCCGTACTGCTGTTTCTACTCGGGTACTCCTACGCCAAACGGTGGACCGCGTGGTGCCACTACTGGCTCAGCGCCGCCCTGATGCTCTCGCCGATCGCCACCTGGATCGCGATCCGCGGGACGGTCGAGTGGCCTGCCGTCCTGATGGCGGCGGTGATCTTCTTCTGGGTCGGAGGCTTCGACATCCTCTACGCGACGCAGGACGCGGACTTTGATCGCGAACGAAAGCTGTTCAGCATCCCGGCCCGGTTCGGAGTGGCGCGGGCCCTGCGGCTCGCAGCGTTGAGCCATGTCCTGACGAGCCTGTGCCTCTTCGGCCTCTGGTGGGCTGCGGGACTGGGACCGATCTTCCTGGGAGGAGTGATCGTCTTTTCACTGCTCCTCGTTTACGAGCACTCCCTCGTCCGGCCGGACAATCTGGCCCGCGTCAACGTGGCGTTCTTCCAGGTCAACGCCGTTATCAGTGTCGGCATCCTGCTGCTGGGGGCGATCGACGTCCTGGCCAGCCGCGGCGGAACTTGA
- the aroE gene encoding shikimate dehydrogenase, which translates to MSKVLNFKQELTACFGQPVSENPTQVMMEAAYRHHGLDWRYLTIEVAPNDLAAGVAGARAMGFRGFNCTIPHKVAVIAHLDGLGESASLMGAVNCVVRRGEKLIGENTDGKGFVKSLKELVDPTGKRAVIFGAGGAARAIGVEVALAGATEITIVNRSPSRGKELVALLTDKVRVKTNLVAWDQDYVVPEGVDIVINATSIGLFPDVDARLALDVNSLRSGMVVADVIPNPPKTRLVRDATARGCKVIDGLGMLVNQGIIGVHYWSGIEPDAAVMRKALEDVFGA; encoded by the coding sequence ATGTCGAAGGTCCTGAACTTCAAACAGGAACTGACCGCCTGCTTCGGTCAACCTGTCTCCGAAAACCCGACCCAGGTCATGATGGAGGCCGCCTACCGGCACCACGGACTCGACTGGCGATACCTGACCATCGAAGTCGCCCCGAACGACCTCGCGGCCGGCGTCGCCGGCGCACGGGCCATGGGCTTCCGCGGCTTCAACTGCACCATCCCGCACAAAGTCGCCGTCATCGCCCACCTCGACGGCCTCGGCGAATCCGCCTCCCTCATGGGAGCGGTCAACTGCGTCGTCCGGCGGGGCGAAAAACTCATCGGCGAAAACACCGACGGCAAGGGCTTCGTCAAATCGCTCAAGGAACTGGTCGACCCGACCGGAAAGCGCGCGGTGATCTTCGGAGCCGGGGGCGCGGCCCGAGCAATCGGTGTCGAAGTCGCCCTGGCCGGCGCGACGGAGATCACGATCGTGAACCGCTCCCCCTCCCGCGGGAAGGAACTGGTGGCCCTGCTGACCGACAAGGTCCGAGTCAAGACGAATCTCGTCGCCTGGGACCAGGATTACGTCGTCCCCGAAGGAGTCGACATCGTCATTAACGCCACGTCGATCGGCCTCTTCCCGGATGTCGACGCCCGGCTCGCTCTCGACGTGAACTCCCTTCGGTCCGGCATGGTCGTGGCCGACGTGATTCCCAACCCGCCGAAAACCCGCCTCGTCCGGGACGCCACGGCCCGGGGCTGCAAGGTCATCGACGGCCTTGGCATGCTGGTCAACCAGGGGATCATCGGCGTCCACTACTGGTCCGGCATTGAGCCGGACGCCGCCGTGATGCGAAAGGCGCTCGAAGACGTCTTCGGCGCGTAG
- the holB gene encoding DNA polymerase III subunit delta' has protein sequence MASLTSAPIPRYAPEFRDTQKHIATMVWDDFRGHREQIEMFRRAVDRGRTAHAFLLIGPAGIGKRLFARNIAQCLFCTRTANADLDACGTCPACQQVQAETHPDLLQIGCPEGKSELPIELLVGTPDRRGREGLCHDLSLRPMSADRKVAILDDADLMNEASANALLKTLEEPPAGSILFLITPAVEPILPTIRSRCQPIRFHPLAESEVADLLVAHGDETDPQAAAIIARMSEGSLAVAAQLLDEGVRGLRSRLEEVLRGTGTDAMAAAKSVTEAVEELAKDLPTQRRHAGWLIRFAVQFYTSQLESASDETADRLVRQMERCLEAQEHIDGAMPIPLCLEGLCVDLARLGRGAVL, from the coding sequence ATGGCCTCGCTGACGTCCGCTCCCATTCCCCGCTACGCTCCAGAGTTCCGAGACACACAAAAGCACATCGCCACCATGGTTTGGGACGACTTCCGGGGACACCGGGAACAGATCGAAATGTTTCGCCGAGCGGTCGACCGCGGCCGGACCGCCCACGCGTTCCTCCTCATCGGTCCGGCCGGGATCGGAAAGCGACTCTTCGCCCGCAACATCGCACAGTGCCTGTTCTGCACCCGGACCGCAAACGCCGACCTCGACGCCTGTGGCACCTGCCCCGCCTGCCAGCAGGTTCAAGCGGAAACGCATCCCGACCTGCTTCAGATCGGCTGCCCCGAAGGAAAGAGCGAGCTCCCCATCGAACTCCTCGTCGGGACGCCAGACCGCCGCGGCCGCGAAGGACTCTGCCATGACCTCTCGCTGCGGCCAATGTCGGCCGATCGGAAAGTCGCGATCCTCGACGACGCCGACCTGATGAACGAGGCGAGCGCCAACGCCCTCCTCAAAACGCTGGAAGAGCCCCCCGCCGGTTCCATCCTGTTCCTGATCACGCCGGCCGTCGAACCGATCCTCCCCACGATCCGCTCCCGCTGCCAGCCCATCCGGTTCCATCCGCTGGCGGAATCCGAAGTGGCCGACCTGCTGGTGGCGCACGGAGACGAAACCGATCCGCAGGCCGCCGCGATCATCGCCCGCATGAGCGAAGGAAGCCTGGCAGTCGCCGCGCAGCTCCTCGACGAAGGGGTCCGCGGCCTGCGGTCGCGGCTGGAAGAGGTTCTTCGAGGGACCGGCACGGACGCGATGGCGGCGGCCAAGAGCGTCACCGAGGCGGTCGAGGAGCTTGCCAAGGACCTCCCGACGCAGCGCCGCCACGCGGGCTGGCTCATCCGCTTTGCCGTCCAGTTCTATACCTCGCAGCTCGAATCGGCCTCGGACGAGACGGCGGACCGCCTGGTCCGGCAGATGGAACGGTGCCTGGAAGCCCAGGAGCACATCGACGGAGCGATGCCGATTCCCCTCTGCCTTGAGGGCCTCTGCGTCGACCTGGCGCGACTGGGACGCGGGGCTGTCTTGTAG
- a CDS encoding cupin domain-containing protein, with translation MPAGYEIADFSQIPPVHCPCGQARRAYADVPDLPATVHMTEISETARVHYHKRLTETYVFLECQPDAQMELDGERIPVKPGMSVMIRPGTRHRAVGHMKVMIVAIPKFDPSDEWFD, from the coding sequence ATGCCAGCCGGATACGAAATCGCCGACTTCTCCCAGATCCCCCCGGTTCACTGTCCCTGCGGCCAGGCCCGGCGGGCGTATGCCGACGTGCCGGACCTGCCGGCGACCGTCCACATGACGGAGATCTCGGAGACGGCCCGGGTCCACTATCACAAGCGGCTGACGGAAACCTACGTCTTTCTCGAGTGCCAGCCGGATGCCCAGATGGAGCTGGATGGCGAGCGGATCCCGGTCAAGCCGGGGATGTCGGTCATGATTCGCCCCGGAACGCGGCACCGGGCGGTGGGCCACATGAAGGTGATGATCGTCGCGATCCCCAAGTTTGACCCGTCGGACGAGTGGTTCGACTGA
- a CDS encoding YicC/YloC family endoribonuclease, producing the protein MTGFGDGRAENERLGVLAEIRCVNNRHLKVTIRSPENCGGFDTEIERIVRQGIVRGTVTVTIRTSSRGANQLGTLNTEVLTEYWKQLHQWSKEMLAPIADASHLLALPGVVAGNALLEVSEEDWSTFETALNAALTKVQSFRATEGKAMRDEMARHCDLIEECLGHIITRAPLVVIAYRDKIKQRVNDLLKDSGVTVSDVDFLREVNIFADRCDITEEIARLKSHIDQFRHSLDAHPSAGRKLEFLCQEIFREINTIGSKANDVTIAHHAVDAKTSVEKIREIVQNVE; encoded by the coding sequence ATGACCGGCTTCGGAGACGGCCGGGCCGAGAATGAGCGGCTGGGGGTCCTGGCGGAAATTCGCTGCGTGAACAATCGCCACCTCAAGGTGACGATCCGGTCGCCGGAGAACTGCGGGGGGTTCGATACCGAGATCGAGCGGATCGTGCGGCAGGGGATCGTGCGGGGGACCGTCACGGTCACGATCCGGACCTCGTCCCGCGGCGCAAATCAGCTGGGGACGCTCAACACCGAGGTGCTGACGGAATACTGGAAGCAGCTCCACCAGTGGAGCAAGGAGATGCTGGCCCCGATCGCCGATGCGTCGCATCTCCTGGCTCTGCCGGGGGTGGTCGCCGGAAACGCGCTGCTGGAAGTCTCCGAAGAGGACTGGTCGACCTTCGAAACCGCGCTCAACGCCGCTTTGACGAAAGTGCAGAGCTTCCGCGCGACCGAGGGGAAGGCGATGCGGGACGAGATGGCCCGGCACTGCGACCTGATCGAAGAGTGCCTGGGGCACATCATCACCCGCGCCCCGCTGGTCGTTATCGCCTACCGGGACAAGATCAAGCAGCGGGTGAATGATCTCCTCAAGGACAGCGGGGTCACGGTAAGCGACGTCGACTTCCTGCGGGAGGTCAACATCTTCGCCGACCGCTGCGACATCACCGAGGAGATTGCCCGGCTGAAGTCCCACATCGACCAGTTCCGGCACTCGCTCGACGCCCATCCCTCGGCCGGTCGGAAGCTCGAGTTCCTCTGCCAGGAGATCTTCCGGGAGATCAACACGATCGGCTCAAAGGCGAACGATGTGACGATCGCGCACCACGCGGTCGACGCCAAGACGAGCGTCGAGAAGATCCGGGAGATCGTGCAGAACGTCGAGTGA